In a genomic window of Alkalihalobacillus sp. TS-13:
- a CDS encoding Rap family tetratricopeptide repeat protein, translating into MDVMVSSNEMTDLLNSWYVEIRDRNVKKATRLKEEIDEKINNMEENQNLLLYYSLLTFRYQMTKSDDPEELDAMVSQFDQDKNEMDDMIDYYYHFFKGIHLYKQKRYEEAISSFHYAEKNLNSIPDPIETAEFHYKLASVYSQHMKILQSIQHTYKALEIFQQNEHYRLRTADCKNLLGTNHILLGNFEQANYHLNKALEYAQHVQCRETESISLQNLGWMYSRMGNPNEAIEYLTKSLEWMEEEKQYHYQIKTMYIMAQQYFNLDENSDAMYWVDRCTDICRHNQDSEYLSKLKILKSKYTMELSDYMNVLKNEISFFLDKKYWGNLEEFSHDLAKYYEKEGNIRDAMKYYKLVIHAKNKLS; encoded by the coding sequence ATGGACGTTATGGTAAGTTCCAATGAAATGACAGACCTTTTGAATTCTTGGTACGTGGAGATTCGGGATCGCAATGTAAAAAAAGCAACAAGGTTGAAAGAGGAAATAGACGAGAAAATCAACAATATGGAAGAAAATCAAAATCTGCTGCTCTATTATTCGTTATTGACATTCCGGTACCAGATGACAAAGTCCGATGATCCGGAAGAGCTGGACGCAATGGTTTCTCAATTTGATCAAGATAAAAATGAGATGGATGATATGATTGATTATTACTACCATTTCTTTAAAGGCATTCATCTGTACAAACAAAAACGGTATGAAGAAGCGATATCGTCCTTCCATTACGCAGAGAAAAACCTTAATTCCATTCCTGACCCCATAGAAACAGCGGAATTCCACTATAAACTAGCCTCAGTTTACTCACAACATATGAAAATACTTCAATCCATCCAGCATACTTACAAAGCATTAGAGATTTTCCAACAGAATGAGCATTACCGGTTACGAACAGCAGATTGTAAGAACCTGCTAGGAACAAATCATATTCTTCTTGGGAATTTTGAGCAGGCGAATTATCATTTGAACAAAGCTTTGGAGTACGCTCAGCACGTCCAATGTCGAGAGACTGAATCCATTTCTCTACAAAACTTGGGATGGATGTACTCCAGAATGGGAAATCCAAATGAAGCAATTGAGTATTTGACAAAAAGCCTGGAGTGGATGGAGGAAGAGAAACAGTATCACTATCAGATTAAAACCATGTACATAATGGCCCAGCAGTACTTCAACCTCGACGAAAATTCAGATGCCATGTACTGGGTAGACCGATGCACTGACATATGTCGTCATAATCAGGATTCTGAATATCTAAGTAAGCTTAAGATTCTTAAGAGCAAATATACAATGGAGCTTTCGGATTACATGAATGTGCTTAAAAATGAAATTTCCTTCTTTCTCGACAAAAAATATTGGGGGAATTTAGAGGAATTCAGTCATGATTTGGCGAAATATTATGAAAAAGAGGGTAATATTAGGGATGCCATGAAGTATTACAAACTGGTCATCCACGCCAAAAACAAATTAAGCTAG
- a CDS encoding flavin reductase family protein: MEQFAKKTITKIIHPKILYYGTPVILLTTLNEDETVNISPISSSWALGDYIMVGLGVGGKAFENLNRHPECVINIPDPSLWKNVERLAPFTGKNPVPESKREIGFTYNNKKYEVSKLTAVSSKSVKPTRIQECPIQIEAKVHEVRVPDYCSEISIVETEAINVHAHMGILSDEEYIDPEKWSPLIYNFRHYFGLGHQLGKTFRA; encoded by the coding sequence ATGGAACAATTCGCCAAAAAAACAATAACAAAAATTATTCACCCCAAAATCTTGTATTATGGGACACCCGTTATATTACTGACAACCCTAAATGAAGATGAGACTGTCAATATAAGTCCTATTTCTTCCTCATGGGCATTAGGTGACTACATTATGGTAGGTCTTGGTGTAGGGGGGAAAGCTTTTGAAAACCTTAATCGTCACCCTGAATGTGTCATCAATATACCTGATCCCTCACTCTGGAAAAATGTAGAGAGGCTGGCTCCATTTACAGGTAAAAACCCGGTACCGGAATCTAAAAGAGAAATTGGATTCACATACAACAATAAAAAATACGAAGTTAGTAAACTGACAGCGGTTAGTTCAAAGAGTGTCAAGCCGACGCGAATTCAGGAGTGTCCAATACAAATTGAAGCAAAAGTACATGAAGTGAGAGTACCGGATTATTGTTCAGAAATTTCAATTGTGGAAACAGAGGCAATTAATGTTCATGCCCACATGGGTATTCTTTCAGATGAAGAGTACATCGATCCTGAGAAGTGGAGTCCATTAATCTATAATTTCCGTCATTACTTTGGGTTGGGTCACCAATTGGGAAAAACATTTCGTGCATAA
- a CDS encoding alpha/beta fold hydrolase: MSVDHLVDIGITELYYEYIGGCNNSPTIVFESGYGWSLDNWQPIIEKISDFANVFMYDRDGIGKSGCSNRPKHSLQIVENQRTLLKKANIKPPYILVGHSFGGVNVRLFASNYPEEVIGVILLDSVHEDQNKKMVPLFTKEVQQRYLGQFTVEASLKEFEESLEQVRETNLGNIPLIVLTGGTQPHHTQESMDLWMEFQKELTELSTRSKHIVVEKAGHAIHMDSPDDVIDAIREMIAT; this comes from the coding sequence TTGAGTGTCGATCATTTAGTGGATATTGGGATAACTGAGCTTTATTATGAGTATATTGGTGGTTGCAATAACAGTCCCACAATAGTGTTTGAATCTGGGTATGGATGGTCATTGGACAACTGGCAACCAATTATAGAAAAAATTTCAGATTTTGCAAATGTGTTTATGTATGACCGAGATGGGATCGGTAAGAGCGGATGCAGCAATCGACCAAAACATAGTTTGCAAATAGTAGAGAACCAAAGAACCTTACTTAAAAAGGCTAATATCAAGCCACCATACATACTCGTAGGACATTCATTCGGTGGGGTGAATGTAAGATTATTTGCAAGTAATTATCCAGAAGAAGTAATCGGAGTGATTCTCCTGGATTCAGTTCACGAAGATCAAAATAAGAAGATGGTCCCTTTATTTACTAAAGAAGTTCAGCAACGATATTTAGGACAATTCACCGTGGAAGCATCTTTAAAAGAATTTGAGGAAAGTTTGGAACAAGTTCGTGAAACCAATCTTGGAAACATTCCATTAATCGTTCTGACAGGTGGTACACAACCCCATCACACTCAGGAATCAATGGATTTATGGATGGAGTTTCAAAAAGAGCTTACAGAATTATCAACAAGAAGTAAACATATTGTCGTAGAAAAGGCTGGACATGCTATCCACATGGATAGTCCCGACGATGTTATAGACGCTATAAGAGAAATGATAGCTACTTAA
- a CDS encoding YibE/F family protein — protein MLALCFAISVYFINHNHSFYERPIAKVIETNLKDTTENIDMHNNKDHLFTQHIIAELQNGEKKGQLIHLTNEYSSSGAYDQEYHPGNELFISFEKNANTSADLTGSIEDVKRDKHVLIIAWIFIFTLLIIGKKQGFFSIISLVFNAALLSFALDIYMNTSNISLLWICGISVILFTVFSLLLVNGFNEKSYAAIVATLLGTSATLLITYIVMLLTSENGLRFEEMQFLTRPPQLVFMAGLLIGSLGAVMDVAITMSSSIFGLYEKNNKIPVDSLKTSGMDIGKDIMGTMTNILFFAYISGSIPALILYLKNGSPLSFTLTMNLSLELARALAGGIGIVLTIPIGLYITLFFVNRKRARS, from the coding sequence ATGTTAGCACTTTGTTTTGCTATCTCTGTTTATTTTATCAATCATAACCATTCTTTCTATGAACGGCCTATAGCCAAAGTCATTGAAACGAATTTGAAAGATACAACTGAAAATATTGATATGCATAATAATAAAGATCATCTTTTCACGCAGCATATTATAGCCGAGTTACAAAATGGAGAGAAAAAAGGACAGCTTATCCATCTAACGAACGAATATTCTTCTTCTGGAGCTTATGATCAAGAATATCATCCTGGAAATGAGCTGTTTATTTCCTTTGAAAAAAACGCCAATACAAGTGCAGATTTAACTGGAAGTATAGAAGACGTAAAACGTGATAAACACGTTTTGATAATTGCGTGGATTTTTATCTTTACTTTGCTTATCATCGGAAAAAAACAAGGATTTTTTTCCATCATCAGTTTAGTTTTCAATGCAGCTTTGTTATCTTTTGCTTTAGATATTTACATGAACACATCAAACATAAGCTTGTTATGGATATGCGGGATCAGTGTTATTTTATTTACCGTCTTTTCCTTATTGCTAGTTAACGGTTTTAATGAGAAATCATACGCAGCAATTGTGGCAACCCTGCTAGGAACATCTGCTACATTGCTCATTACCTATATTGTCATGTTACTAACCTCCGAAAACGGTCTTCGATTTGAAGAAATGCAATTTTTAACACGTCCTCCCCAATTGGTGTTTATGGCGGGATTATTAATCGGATCTTTAGGAGCAGTAATGGATGTCGCGATTACCATGTCTTCTTCTATCTTTGGGTTATATGAAAAGAATAACAAAATACCAGTTGATTCACTTAAGACTTCAGGAATGGATATCGGAAAAGATATTATGGGAACAATGACGAATATCTTGTTTTTTGCCTACATAAGCGGATCCATACCAGCGCTTATTTTGTATTTAAAGAATGGTTCACCATTATCGTTTACCCTCACCATGAATCTTTCATTGGAACTAGCCCGAGCTCTAGCTGGTGGTATAGGAATCGTGTTGACGATTCCTATAGGTCTATATATTACTCTATTTTTTGTTAATCGAAAGAGGGCGAGATCATGA
- a CDS encoding YibE/F family protein yields the protein MSVSVWLALILFLLMVLIGGSKGARSFIALFFNFGVLFMTILFMTDPNADPIILTLIASTIISCITLFFINNVNNKTITAFISTIITITILIFFIVIVTDDAMIQGFSEEEIEEISMFSLYLGVDFVKIGASMIIMSTIGAITDIAISIASPMREIIHHNPLISRKDLFKSGLSIGRDILGTNTNTLFFAFFGGYLALLIWFKELSYSMGEIVNSKVFVGEMITILCAGIGVALVIPITSWITSYTLVKTREKNESSKRVR from the coding sequence ATGAGCGTATCTGTATGGCTGGCACTCATTTTATTTTTGTTGATGGTACTAATAGGTGGAAGTAAAGGAGCACGGTCTTTTATTGCTCTATTCTTCAACTTCGGTGTGCTCTTCATGACCATACTGTTTATGACAGATCCAAATGCTGATCCGATCATCTTGACATTGATTGCAAGTACAATAATTAGTTGTATTACGCTCTTTTTCATTAATAACGTAAACAATAAAACAATAACAGCATTTATTTCTACCATTATAACGATTACGATCTTAATCTTTTTTATCGTAATCGTAACAGACGATGCTATGATCCAGGGGTTCAGTGAAGAGGAAATCGAGGAGATTAGCATGTTTTCACTTTATCTAGGAGTAGATTTTGTGAAAATCGGGGCTTCTATGATAATCATGAGTACCATTGGGGCTATTACTGATATCGCCATTTCTATTGCATCTCCCATGCGTGAAATAATTCATCATAATCCATTGATTAGCAGAAAAGATTTATTCAAATCTGGACTAAGTATTGGGAGGGACATCTTAGGAACAAATACGAATACGTTATTTTTCGCTTTCTTTGGAGGTTATCTAGCATTACTGATCTGGTTTAAAGAACTATCTTATTCTATGGGAGAGATCGTAAATTCTAAAGTATTTGTCGGCGAAATGATAACGATCCTATGTGCTGGGATCGGTGTCGCTTTGGTTATACCAATTACTTCCTGGATCACGTCATATACTTTAGTGAAAACAAGAGAAAAGAACGAGTCGTCTAAACGTGTTCGATAA
- the speB gene encoding agmatinase, whose product MYQPKDSSKSPRFTGVRTFMRLENIQTTEDVDFVIVGVPFDTAASNRVGTRYGPQHVRNFSVLLRPYNPDQEINIFDYCSGVDYGDIDVVPGNIHRSYDNIVEGLKPILDNDITPIIIGGDHSISLGNLRAFYKKHGPISLVHFDSHGDTWDNYYGEKYMHGTPFRRAVEEGLIDVDHSIQVGMRGPLYGPEDIEDARDLGFEVIPMKEVRKLGQEEVLRRIHQRVADDRPVFVTYDIDFVDPAFAPGTGTPEVAGPTSHEALEYVRGLDGLNIVGFDLVEVLPAYDHGEITAALASAIAFEMISLIALKKRREKSLELSSQNTSY is encoded by the coding sequence ATGTATCAACCGAAAGATTCTTCTAAATCACCACGTTTTACAGGTGTGAGAACCTTTATGAGATTGGAAAACATACAGACAACAGAGGACGTGGATTTTGTCATTGTCGGCGTCCCATTTGATACAGCGGCTTCCAACCGGGTCGGTACACGTTACGGTCCTCAGCATGTACGGAACTTCTCCGTACTGCTACGTCCTTACAACCCGGATCAAGAGATTAATATTTTTGATTATTGTTCTGGCGTTGATTATGGAGACATTGACGTCGTACCGGGTAACATCCATCGATCCTATGACAATATCGTAGAAGGGTTGAAGCCTATTCTCGATAACGATATTACCCCGATCATAATCGGCGGTGACCATTCGATCTCACTCGGAAACCTCAGGGCTTTTTATAAGAAACATGGCCCGATCTCACTCGTGCATTTCGATTCTCATGGGGACACATGGGACAATTATTACGGTGAAAAATATATGCACGGAACGCCATTCAGAAGAGCAGTTGAAGAAGGGTTGATCGACGTCGACCATTCGATTCAAGTCGGCATGCGCGGACCGCTATATGGACCAGAAGACATTGAGGATGCACGTGATCTTGGGTTTGAAGTCATCCCGATGAAGGAAGTCAGAAAACTCGGTCAGGAAGAAGTGCTCCGTCGTATCCACCAACGTGTAGCTGACGATCGCCCGGTGTTTGTCACCTACGATATCGATTTCGTAGATCCTGCTTTTGCACCAGGGACAGGAACACCAGAAGTTGCAGGCCCAACCAGTCATGAAGCACTTGAATATGTACGTGGTCTCGATGGGTTAAACATTGTCGGCTTTGATTTGGTGGAAGTACTTCCGGCCTATGATCATGGGGAAATAACCGCAGCGCTTGCTTCAGCAATTGCATTTGAAATGATCAGCCTCATTGCCCTGAAGAAACGAAGAGAAAAATCACTTGAATTGTCCAGTCAAAATACAAGTTACTAG
- a CDS encoding aspartate aminotransferase family protein, whose protein sequence is MTQQWDGRLERLSSRLAPSMAKDHPNLPVVKEEGCYYWGLDGKKYLDFTSGIAVTNVGHRHPKVVEAIKNGADKLLHGPSGVIMYDSILKLADELAEIAPGDIDCFFFGNSGTEAVEGALKLAKHVTKRPYVLSFRGCFHGRTLGSLGVSTSKSKYRKYLQPNGLTYQLSYYNPEETEQEAIAKLEREFTELFQHVVPSDEVAAVILEPVLGEGGYIVPPKSWVKKIRELCDHHDILLIFDEVQTGFGRTGNWFAANTFEVEPDIMAMAKGIASGLPIGVTAASQYLMKQWPLGSHATTFGGNPLACEAALATIEVIREENLLENTRFISSYATQKLEQLKEKHEVIGKIRSLGLMIGIEIRDQESGEPDGEAVLEILDYALQEGVLFYLCGNKGEVIRMIPPLSVSKEQIDDGIAMLDEALEKFSARNRKTQHA, encoded by the coding sequence ATGACACAACAATGGGACGGACGCTTGGAACGATTATCCTCGCGTCTTGCACCGAGCATGGCGAAAGATCACCCGAATTTACCAGTCGTAAAAGAAGAAGGCTGTTACTACTGGGGGCTGGACGGTAAAAAATATCTTGATTTTACATCAGGCATAGCTGTCACGAATGTGGGGCATCGCCATCCGAAAGTAGTCGAAGCGATCAAAAATGGTGCTGATAAACTACTTCATGGACCTTCCGGGGTCATCATGTATGATTCCATTTTAAAATTAGCTGATGAACTTGCTGAAATCGCACCTGGTGACATTGACTGTTTTTTCTTCGGAAACAGTGGTACTGAAGCAGTTGAAGGTGCGTTGAAGTTAGCCAAGCATGTGACGAAACGCCCGTATGTCTTATCATTCAGAGGCTGCTTTCACGGACGAACACTCGGTTCGCTCGGCGTAAGTACATCGAAAAGCAAATACCGCAAGTATCTGCAGCCGAACGGTTTGACCTATCAGCTTTCTTATTATAATCCTGAAGAAACAGAACAGGAAGCGATCGCAAAACTTGAAAGAGAATTTACCGAATTATTTCAGCATGTAGTCCCTTCAGATGAAGTGGCGGCTGTTATTCTGGAACCAGTCCTCGGAGAAGGTGGGTACATTGTTCCACCTAAAAGCTGGGTGAAAAAGATCCGGGAACTGTGTGACCATCATGATATCCTGCTCATTTTTGATGAAGTACAGACAGGCTTTGGCCGGACAGGGAACTGGTTTGCTGCAAATACGTTTGAGGTGGAGCCGGATATCATGGCGATGGCAAAAGGAATCGCATCCGGACTTCCAATTGGTGTAACAGCAGCATCACAGTATTTGATGAAACAGTGGCCGCTTGGGAGCCATGCAACCACATTTGGCGGGAACCCTTTGGCCTGTGAAGCGGCATTGGCAACGATTGAGGTGATCAGGGAAGAAAATCTTCTTGAAAACACAAGATTCATCAGTTCTTACGCAACACAAAAATTAGAACAGCTAAAGGAAAAACACGAGGTGATCGGAAAAATACGTTCTCTGGGTCTTATGATCGGTATTGAAATCAGAGACCAGGAAAGCGGAGAGCCTGATGGGGAAGCAGTACTGGAAATCCTTGATTACGCGTTGCAGGAAGGTGTCTTGTTTTATCTATGTGGAAATAAAGGCGAAGTGATCCGGATGATACCGCCATTAAGTGTCTCGAAGGAACAAATCGATGACGGTATCGCTATGCTTGATGAAGCACTGGAAAAATTCTCTGCTAGAAATCGTAAAACGCAGCATGCTTAA